The sequence CAACCCATTTGATCGCCATACTTCAGACAATGAAGAATATTTTTTGTTACTTTGGTCTGGCTTTGATCGGGAGATAAAATTTCAATTGTCCAATCTGGAGCGATGGAAAATGTATTAGCAATTTCCCCATTTTCTTCACGAGGAATTTTGCTCCAAAGAAAAACTGCGATGTCAGGTACAGTGGAACGACCACCAAATGTACAACGCAACTCAGGAAATGCACGGGCAATCCGTTGAGGTTTGACTATATGATTGATAGTGGGGACAAGTTCTCCTTGAATTGCGCTGTGTTTCCCTTGTGGCATGGGTTTCGGGATAATTTGACCATCAATGTATTCATGGGG is a genomic window of Fortiea contorta PCC 7126 containing:
- a CDS encoding Uma2 family endonuclease, with translation MVQTPSKMLTLEEFLQLPETKPPHEYIDGQIIPKPMPQGKHSAIQGELVPTINHIVKPQRIARAFPELRCTFGGRSTVPDIAVFLWSKIPREENGEIANTFSIAPDWTIEILSPDQSQTKVTKNILHCLKYGDQMGWLIDPAEQTVFVYRPKQETEVFDEPDVLVPVPSFVSELHLTIKDLFAWLLD